In Nycticebus coucang isolate mNycCou1 chromosome 5, mNycCou1.pri, whole genome shotgun sequence, the DNA window TATTATgggtggcagtgcctgtggctcaaaggggtagggtgccagccccatatgccggaggttgggggttcaaacccagccccagccaaaaactgcaaaaaaaaaaaaaaaaaagatatattatgGGCATTCTTTCAAGCCTATATTTACaaaactattttattctttttaataacattttttttattgtattaagtGAAATTTCTGAAACCATTTCCCTATTGATAAAATTCaggactattttttgtttgtttttgtgcaCCTAGACCTTTTGATATGGGGGTAATTCTTCTTAGCCAGGATCAGAAGatataaatacaaaagtaaaataacaaaaatactggaagaacATTATGGCCTCAGCCTGAGGGAAATGTTCTTAAACAATACTGGAAACCCAGACAACTTGAAAGAAAAGATAGgttatatttcattatatacaaatataaattttgtTTGGGGCAAAAAGTATCATAAACAAAgttaagaaacaaacaacaaagtaggagaaagtatttttttttaaatggcagatGGGTTAATATATCTACTATAGAGAAAGCTtctaaaagttgattttttaaaagaaatgcaaacaatataaacACACAATTCGTAGAAGTACTCATAACCAGTAAACAGATGAAAAGATCCTCAACCTCACTAgtcatagaaatggaaaaataaacaataagatCTAATTTTTCATCTATCAGGttgtaaaaaaatgtaaaatatagataatatcCATTGCTAACAGAATATGTACAATGAGAAAATGTACACTACCAAGCATTTTTAGTATGCATCTGAATCTCAACTCTTTTGGGAGAGTAACCTGTTTACcctagaaaaaattttaatgctCATATTCTTTGACCAAGCaatcatttaggaaaaaataacctGAAAATATAATCTTTAGTTTGTTTCTCTTTCCCCCTTGGCTTCTCCCCAGTACACCTCTCTTGATTTAGTGTCTCACTGCTCAGCCAGCTGAACTATCATCACCAACACCTCCTCTACCTCCATTATATTCTAGCCAACCAAAGTTAGTGCCTGGGACAGGGGGATGGGCTTGGAGTCCTGGAAGCCTTTGTCTAGTGGGTTCCCTTGTGCTTTCAGGAGAGTGAAGCCAAAGACCAGCAGAGCCAACACTTGCTTCAAGTTCCTGGGCCTTCTAACAACGTGCAGGATGGTGATGGCACCTGGAAGAAACTACTGTGCCTTGGCTATCTTATTGGCATTTGTGGACATCCAACCTGGTGGTGAGGACAAAcccaaaaacagagacagagatcAGAGAGAAACTTGGGCTCATGGGGAGGGATGGatcccatgatttttttttttagcatggaAGAAAAGGACTCATTCTTCTTGACCTTAATGAAAGGGTAAAAACTATTATTGGTAGAACTAATACTATTGCAACTCCATCAGACATTCTGCCTCTGCTACGTGTTGTAAAGAGACTCAATCCAAGATTCCTTCAGGCTTTTAtataggatggccataaagttaaaaattgcacacgaactttatggccaccttgtattaTGAAATCCAGGTTTGAGGTATAGATACTAGAGTCTTCGTCAACTTTAGCAACAAGTTTAATCCTCTGTGTCAGTTtacttataaaatgggaataatcacaCCTGTCTCTATGGCTATACCAAGAATTAAATACAGGGaaagcactttatttatttatttaaattgagacagaatctcactgtcatcCTCTGTacagtgctttggcatcacagctcacagcaacctctaactcttgggctcaagtgactctcttgcttcagcctccctagtagatgggactacaggtgcccaccacaatgcccagctattttttgtttgtttgttttgctttgtttagcaggcctgggctggttccaacccaccagcccccaagCATGTGGgaggcaccctaaccactgagctaggggccctcccccccacccccccaccaggGAAAGCACTTTAATAGAGACCCTACAAAAGTCCCAATTGGAGGGTGGAAATATAATATAAACCATTTCTGAGTTGAATGGCTGAGATTTCACCTGtcacaggggtggggaacctgcagccttctcATTTCAAGATTGTTCCTTTTTAAGCCCCAAAGGAgtcaagaaaagcttcatctttctctgttgcactgcttttaataaaagaatttgttctacaaaatttggattcagtcaaaaggctgcacttaaggacctagaaggtcACAGGTTCCCCAACCCTATGTGGCAGCCTCTAGCCCATAATCTACTCTTCTGTGAGGGTGGCACTTAACATCTCTGGGGTAGCCTCCATCTCTGCTTCAACATTTTCTCGTGAGTGAATTTAGTTGATCATGTCTACCACAGGGAGTCTTACAAGGAAAAACACTTCCCAGGGGTTCAACTTGCTGAGGGAGTGAGGAAGGGGGTGGCAGCAGCATCATCTGTATGGTGAGTTTTTAGCAGGGGGCTGGATTTAACCAAGGCTGGGGTTTTGCAAAGAATCCTGATAGAAGTAGTAAAGCTAAGGGAGCTAAGGGTGGATATAAGGGAGTGTTTATAGCAGTGGACTACAAAATATAAGCTGCATAAGGAAGTGAAGTTGTGAGGAGAGCAAAAAACAGTGACAAAGTGGTAGTGTCCATGGATGGGAAAATTAAGTGGAAAGAGACACCCACTGGGCCAAGGTATTATCTTGGGCTAACCCAActgtctgttttctcttctgtatccAGGCTGTGGATTACTTGTGGAGAAAattataaagactacagattgcCACCATCAAAGAGTTGTGATCTTTGGATTTTAATGGTCCCTCAATAACTTGTCTGTTTCTCCAGTCCATTCTCTGATTCCACATggtggccatttttaatcttcTCTGGTGTCTCCATGACCTCTCTTATCTCTTATTTGGTAGAAAAAGTTTTACTCATCCCTCAAGTATCAACTCAAGTACTAAATTCTCTATGAAGTTTTTTTGATTCTTCCAGACAAACTCAGGAATCTTGCAATTATAGGAACTAtaaattttaattgtaattttttgcCAATCTATCTTTATCTTAGGTTCTAAGCTCCTTGAGAGTGGGGCTCACATACTGCTTGGAAGAGTGgatacttaaacatttttgttaaatgaaagaacaaataaataactcTATGGACGAATGGAAGCTTTGAGCTTATATTTAGTCCCTTAACTCTCATATTCAAAAAGAATAAACTCTTGCCAAAAGAATTAGGTAATTTGCCTATAGTCACACAGCCAAAGGCACAATTGGTGTTTCTTGTCCACCAGTTATCACTGCTAGTTTGTACTCCAGTATCTCTAATAAAAGAGCAGGTATGATGAAATTTGAGGAAATCTACCTAACCTCCCATGGGTAATCCTTCCCTTCCCATTCCAGGATGCATAAATATCACCAGCTTAGTTTCCCAGGAAGGAAAGCAGCTAAAGTTAATCTGTACTGTGTGGAACAAGAAAGAAGAGGCTGAAGGGTTTGTAGTGTTTTTGTGCAAGGACAGGTATGGGGATTGTTCCCCTGAGACCAGCTTGAAACAGCTGAGACTTAAACGTGATGCTGGTGTTGATGAAAAGCCATCTGAGTTGGTGTTCACCATAAACCAAGCCACACCATTGGACAGTGGGACCTACCAGTGCTGTGCCCAAAGTCAGAAGCCAGATATCCACCTTCAGGGccattttttctccattctagtCACAGGTAAGTCCCTAATGTTCATCCTAATGCAACCAGGCGGGATAGTAAGCAGGGTTGGCAGATACAAGATGTTTTGGGCCCTAGATCAGCAGTTCCCTCCTTGGGAAGAGCCCTTCATTACTCAGTCCTCTCCTATCAGTCCTACTGGCAGCACATATACAAAGtaatttcattttgtctttaatttaaaaGATCTTACTGGGGCTGTCATACCATTTTTAATGACAGGGAAGGAGTCACCCCAGAGGAGTGAAAAGAAATCTGTGCAATGCCCCTCACTGATCATTGCTAGTAAAAGCAAAGAGAGGTCTGGAATTTAGGCTCCCTGATTCCCAGTTCAGAGCTCTCCCAGAGATATGGCTATATTTCTAAATGCAAGCAGAGAAAGAGATAAGTTTGAGATAAAATGGATATTTATCTCAAGGAACATACAGTTGTAAGAAACAGAAACCCACACAAGCAACCACAGATCatagggagaaaagaaaacaagtacaGAGGGCCTTCATGAGTTCCAGTTCCTGGAATTAGAAACCAAAAAGCTGACAGAACTCAAAACAGTTAATCCCCATCTCTGATGCTCTGCAGCAGTGAAGCCTGTCATCTCTGCATGCCTTCATTGTGTGCACGCTCCCGCTTCACTACTACTTGGCACAGCCTAAATGCAATCTGTCCAGCCCCAGCTTATATGACTTCCTCGAGTCACATAAAATATCCAGTCACCATCTGTGCTTCTGTATCTCCAGACAATACAGCAAATCTTCCAAATGTTGTGAA includes these proteins:
- the CD160 gene encoding CD160 antigen isoform X1, with translation MGLESWKPLSSGFPCAFRRVKPKTSRANTCFKFLGLLTTCRMVMAPGRNYCALAILLAFVDIQPGGCINITSLVSQEGKQLKLICTVWNKKEEAEGFVVFLCKDRYGDCSPETSLKQLRLKRDAGVDEKPSELVFTINQATPLDSGTYQCCAQSQKPDIHLQGHFFSILVTESGNYTVTRLKQRQHSKFSHSEGTVSSGFLQAKVWVTLVSSLVTLQGMSRRCLSTPSNEGAIYTSLFSKEKVG
- the CD160 gene encoding CD160 antigen isoform X4, which gives rise to MGLESWKPLSSGFPCAFRRVKPKTSRANTCFKFLGLLTTCRMVMAPGRNYCALAILLAFVDIQPGGCINITSLVSQEGKQLKLICTVWNKKEEAEGFVVFLCKDRYGDCSPETSLKQLRLKRDAGVDEKPSELVFTINQATPLDSGTYQCCAQSQKPDIHLQGHFFSILVTAAGVLP
- the CD160 gene encoding CD160 antigen isoform X2, translating into MGLESWKPLSSGFPCAFRRVKPKTSRANTCFKFLGLLTTCRMVMAPGRNYCALAILLAFVDIQPGGCINITSLVSQEGKQLKLICTVWNKKEEAEGFVVFLCKDRYGDCSPETSLKQLRLKRDAGVDEKPSELVFTINQATPLDSGTYQCCAQSQKPDIHLQGHFFSILVTESGNYTVTRLKQRQHSKFSHSEGTVSSGFLQAKVWVTLVSSLVTLQAL
- the CD160 gene encoding CD160 antigen isoform X3 gives rise to the protein MVMAPGRNYCALAILLAFVDIQPGGCINITSLVSQEGKQLKLICTVWNKKEEAEGFVVFLCKDRYGDCSPETSLKQLRLKRDAGVDEKPSELVFTINQATPLDSGTYQCCAQSQKPDIHLQGHFFSILVTESGNYTVTRLKQRQHSKFSHSEGTVSSGFLQAKVWVTLVSSLVTLQGMSRRCLSTPSNEGAIYTSLFSKEKVG